Genomic segment of Pseudomonas sp. DY-1:
ACCATTGCCCCGCAAACCTCTTCCAGGTGGCTGTAGTCCACACCGGAGCCGATGTGCATGTGCAGGCCCACCAGAACCAGACCGTAATCACGGATCACCGCCATCGCGGCGTCCAGCTGGCTGTGCCAGATGCCGTGTTTGCTGTTCTCGCCGCCGGTATTGGTCTTCTGGCTGTGGCCATGGCCGAAGCCGGGGTTGATGCGCAGCCACACGCGATGGCCGGGGCTTGCCTGGCCGAGCTGGGTGAGCATGTCGATTGAGCCGACGTTGACCTCGATACCCAGTTCAACGGCGCGCTTGAGGGTGGCACGGTCAAGCAGGTCGCAGGTCAGCACCACGCCCGCCGGTTCACCCTTGGGCGAGTAGCCCGCCAGCAGAGCGCGCTCGATTTCGCCGAGGGATACCGCGTCCACCTGCACACCCTCTTCGCGCATCAGGCGCAGGATGCTCAGGTTGGAGCAGGCCTTCTGGGCGAAACGGATCACATCGAAGCCCTTGAGCTGGGCGATTCGCTCGCGGATCACAGCCGCGTCGTAGCACCACAGCGGGGTGCCGTGTTCACGGACGAGGTTGGCGAGGGTAGCGGCGGGAATGTTCGGGCGCATGGCGGCCTCCGGAATCGAGATGCCGCCATGATCGCAAGCCGTACTGATTCATAAAAATACCAATTCATCACAACTCGATTCATTATTGATATGCAAACCACTCGGTACCGCCCATGGACCTTTCCCTCCGCCATATCGAAATCTTCCGCGCCGTGATGACTGCCGGCAGCGTCACCGGCGCAGCGCGCCTGCTGTTCACCTCCCAGCCCACCGTGAGCCGCGAGCTGGCACGCTTCGAGCACCTGCTGGGCTTCCGTCTGTTCGATCGCGAAGGCGGGCGCCTGTCTCCCACTGCGCAGGGGTTGGCGCTGTTCGACGAGGTGCAGCGTGCCTACACCGGCCTGGAACGCATCGCCGGTGCGGCCCAGGCGATTCGGCGCTACGACCAGGGCCAGTTGGCCATCACCGGGCTGCCGGTGTTTGCCCAGACCCTGCTGCCAGCGTTTGCCCAGGCGCTACAGGAACGCCACCCCGGCGTCAGCCTGAGCATCGCTGCACAAGAGTCACCGCTACTGGAGGAGTCCCTGAGCGGCCAGCGCCACGACCTCGGCCTCCTGGAAACCGAACTGGTGCCGCGCGGCACCCAGGGCAGCACCCTGCTGGCAGCTGACATGGTATGCATCCTCCCCGCTGGCCACCGTCTGCTACAGAAGCCGGTACTGGACCTGGCCGACTTCCATGACCAGCCGTTCATCAGCCTCTCGGGCCTGGACATCTATCGCCAGAGTCTGGATACGCACTTCGTCACCGCCGGTGTGCAACGCCGCCTGGTCGTTGAAACCAGCACCGCCGCCTCGGTCTGCGCCATGGTGCGCCAGGGACTGGGCCTGGCCATCGTCAACCCGCTGAGCGCCCTCGATGAAGCCGGACGGGGTCTGGAAATGCGCCGCCTCGCCGTATCGGTGCCCTTCCGTGTGCAACTCATCCGCCCCGAGTTCCGCCCTGCTTCGACCCTGGTCGACACGGCGATGCAACTCTTCCGCGAACAGGCCGAGGCGATCCAGCAACGACTGGCGCATCGCCTCATCGGCAACCCTTGATACCTCCCCGCAGCCAGCACCGGCGCGCACAATAGGCGCCCGGCGCACTCCGTGCAGAAGGCAGGACCCGAATGAAGACCCCCGGCGGCATGTTGCTCTCCGGCATCGAACTGGACCGTTCCAGCGCGGTGCCGCTCTATCGTCAGCTCTACCTGCAAGTGCGCAAGCAGATCCTCTCCGGGCGGCTGCCAGGTGGTACCCGCCTGCCCTCCACACGAACCCTGTGCAAGGAGCTGGCGCTGTCGCGCATCACATTGCTCAATGCCTTCGACCAGCTCACCGCCGAAGGCTTCCTGGCACCGCGCACCGGAGCCGGCACCTATGTAAGCGATGAATGGGAGGGCCGTGACGCCGCTGCCGACGCCCCGCGTAAACCACCGCGCCTGTCGAGCCTGAGCCAGGCGGTGCATTCCATGCGCAGCGAGCACTTTGGCGGAGTGTCCTACAACGCCTGGGCGGCGGATTGCCCGACCTCCTTCCTGCCCAGCCACCCGGCCTACGATGCCTTTCCGATGCCTGTCTGGAAGCGCCTGGTCGACCGTCACCTGCGTAAGCCGAGCAAGGCGCAACTGGGCTACGGCGAACTGAAGGGGCTGCAGCGCCTGCGCGAAGCAATAGTCGAATACGTGTTCGACGCCCGCGGCATCGACTGCAGCGTGGATCAGGTCGTGATCACCTCTGGTGCCCAGCAGGCCTTCAACCTGCTGGGCATGCTGCTGCTCAACCCCAGCGACAGCGTATGGATGGAAGACCCCGGCCACATAGCCGCGCGTATCGCCTTCCAGGCCCTGGGTTGCCAACTGGTGCCCCTGCGTATCGACGAGCAGGGACTGGACGTGCAGCAGGGACTGCGCGAATGCCCGGACGCGCGCCTGGCCTTCACCACCCCCTCTCGGCAGCACCCGCTGGGTACCACCATGAGCTATGCGCGCCGCCAGGAACTGATCGACTGGGCTGGACGCGGCCAGGGCTGGATAGTCGAAGACGACTGTGACAGCGAGTTCCGCTACGTCGGTCGCTCGCTGCCGGCGCTCTACGCCATGGACCCATGGCAGAAGGTCATCTACGTCGGCACCTTCAGCAAAGTGCTCTACCCCTCGCTGCGCCTTGGCTACGTGATTCTTCCCGAGGCGCTGGTCGAACCCTTCTGCGCCATCCGCGCGGTGATGGACCGCAGCCCCTCCACACTGCATCAGGCCACCACCGCCGACTTCATGCAGGACGGGCACTTTCTAGGCCACATCCGCCGCATGCGCAGTCTGTACCAGGCACGCCAGGCCAGCCTGGTGGAGGCACTGCAGCGCCACCTGGGTGGGTTCCTCAGGGTGGACCCGGTAGAAGCCGGCCTGCACCTGATCGGCTGGCTGGACGAATCGGTGGACGACGACGCCCTGGCACGGGGGCTGGCCGATCACCAGGTCTACACCTACGCCCTGCGCGACTACTGCATCCGCCGATACCTGCCACCGGGACTGCTGCTGGGTTTCGCCGCCACCCCGGAGGAGCAGGCGGAGCAGCGCGTCCGTGAGTTCGCCAGCGCCTTGCGCGCCCTCGGGATGAAGGTTTGAGCATCGCCACACGGGCTACCAAAGTGGTCATAACAACAAAAGGAAAATGGCTATAGGGATAGCACCATTCCGGAGCGATAAAGGCATCGCCGGCCACCCCGGCGTCGCTATCAGGAATGACAATAATGAATGCTATCCAAGCCCGATTCGCCGCCCTGCTGAGCCATAACGCAGGGGCTGGTTCCGAGCCTCCGCCGCTCACCCCCGACCTCGCCCGCCGTCTGCTGCAGCGCCTCGACAGCCTGCGCCTGTTCGCCCACGGCTATCCCCTGCTGACCAACCTTACCCAGGGCCGGGTCAGCCCCGAAGACATGCTCGACTTCGCCTATCGGCACGAACTCGATGGGCTCTCCCTGCACCTGCTGGATGGCGAACACAACAGCCTCTCGCAGATGTCGTCTGAGCGCCTCGCCGCCTTCGCCTCCAAGGCCCGCACCTTGGGTCTGGACGTCCACGTGGAGATCAGCAGCACCCTGCCTGAAGATGTCGACCAGGCCGTGGCCGTGGCCCGCGCTATCGGCAGCCGCAACATCCGTGTCTATTCCCGCTACGAGGGTCACCTT
This window contains:
- a CDS encoding LysR family transcriptional regulator, which codes for MDLSLRHIEIFRAVMTAGSVTGAARLLFTSQPTVSRELARFEHLLGFRLFDREGGRLSPTAQGLALFDEVQRAYTGLERIAGAAQAIRRYDQGQLAITGLPVFAQTLLPAFAQALQERHPGVSLSIAAQESPLLEESLSGQRHDLGLLETELVPRGTQGSTLLAADMVCILPAGHRLLQKPVLDLADFHDQPFISLSGLDIYRQSLDTHFVTAGVQRRLVVETSTAASVCAMVRQGLGLAIVNPLSALDEAGRGLEMRRLAVSVPFRVQLIRPEFRPASTLVDTAMQLFREQAEAIQQRLAHRLIGNP
- a CDS encoding PLP-dependent aminotransferase family protein → MKTPGGMLLSGIELDRSSAVPLYRQLYLQVRKQILSGRLPGGTRLPSTRTLCKELALSRITLLNAFDQLTAEGFLAPRTGAGTYVSDEWEGRDAAADAPRKPPRLSSLSQAVHSMRSEHFGGVSYNAWAADCPTSFLPSHPAYDAFPMPVWKRLVDRHLRKPSKAQLGYGELKGLQRLREAIVEYVFDARGIDCSVDQVVITSGAQQAFNLLGMLLLNPSDSVWMEDPGHIAARIAFQALGCQLVPLRIDEQGLDVQQGLRECPDARLAFTTPSRQHPLGTTMSYARRQELIDWAGRGQGWIVEDDCDSEFRYVGRSLPALYAMDPWQKVIYVGTFSKVLYPSLRLGYVILPEALVEPFCAIRAVMDRSPSTLHQATTADFMQDGHFLGHIRRMRSLYQARQASLVEALQRHLGGFLRVDPVEAGLHLIGWLDESVDDDALARGLADHQVYTYALRDYCIRRYLPPGLLLGFAATPEEQAEQRVREFASALRALGMKV